In Accipiter gentilis chromosome 17, bAccGen1.1, whole genome shotgun sequence, one DNA window encodes the following:
- the STPG1 gene encoding O(6)-methylguanine-induced apoptosis 2 yields the protein MSEKLENETPGPGFYSVTHQSAEINGTSLSKKGTAYFPSLVTTTSTIPSSRCLPRTQAPEEHTGHKESNLGTAGRQWQEFCLTPSAPAIPPCKDPPSPGPGQYNPVDYKGSPKQDCSKQTVLVSNTGRWTQRQ from the exons ATGTCTGAAAAGCTGGAG AATGAAACCCCAGGCCCAGGATTCTATAGTGTCACTCATCAGTCTGCAGAGATCAACGGCACCTCATTGTCAAAGAAAGGAACCGCATACTTCCCTTCACTG GTCACTACGACATCAACGATTCCTTCATCAAGGTGTCTCCCAAGG ACCCAGGCCCCAGAGGAACACACTGGGCATAAAGAGTCAAATCTGGGAACCGCTGGGCGGCAATG GCAGGAATTCTGCTTGactccctctgctccagccatCCCACCTTGTAAAGATCCTCCTTCGCCTGGGCCCGGGCAATACAACCCTGTGGATTACAAAGGGTCTCCAAAGCAGGACTGCTCAAAGCAGACTGTGCTTGTCTCAAACACAGGGCGATGGACACAGCGCCAATAA